A window of Methanobacteriales archaeon HGW-Methanobacteriales-1 contains these coding sequences:
- a CDS encoding Asp-tRNA(Asn) amidotransferase subunit GatC, producing the protein MKIEKEAEKILKEFSKTLENIPELEETHYIVDNINLTRKDVAHDKNPYRIMRNTNVDENGNMIVEKSKWK; encoded by the coding sequence ATGAAAATCGAAAAAGAAGCAGAAAAAATCTTAAAAGAATTTTCAAAAACATTGGAGAACATTCCTGAATTGGAAGAAACTCATTATATTGTCGATAATATTAATCTTACCCGTAAAGATGTAGCTCATGATAAAAATCCTTACCGGATTATGAGAAATACTAATGTGGATGAAAATGGAAATATGATTGTTGAAAAGAGTAAATGGAAATAA
- a CDS encoding amino acid-binding protein, giving the protein MRLNLVLELLDVPGKLVAVLEPIGALGANLVTVIHQRDIKTERGLIPVQITIEGEPNTLDLVMKKLDELGIKVIEMDGVLLKETIKTILIGNIVDRDVKDTMDQINQLEGVRVADLALKMAEEPLDSSARITVEADFGKKDELMHRINSIGHKKDFLVISEV; this is encoded by the coding sequence ATGCGTTTGAACCTGGTACTTGAACTTCTGGATGTTCCTGGGAAATTAGTAGCTGTATTAGAACCTATTGGGGCTTTAGGGGCTAATTTAGTTACAGTTATTCATCAAAGAGATATTAAAACTGAAAGAGGATTAATTCCAGTTCAAATAACTATTGAAGGAGAACCTAATACTCTTGATTTGGTAATGAAAAAGCTAGATGAGCTGGGAATCAAAGTTATTGAAATGGATGGAGTTCTTCTCAAAGAAACCATAAAAACTATTCTTATTGGAAATATTGTTGACAGAGACGTTAAAGACACTATGGATCAAATTAACCAGTTAGAAGGAGTTAGAGTAGCAGACTTAGCCCTTAAAATGGCTGAAGAACCGTTGGATTCATCTGCAAGAATAACTGTGGAAGCAGATTTTGGCAAAAAAGATGAACTAATGCACAGAATTAATAGCATTGGTCATAAAAAAGATTTTTTGGTTATTAGTGAAGTTTAA
- a CDS encoding MoaD family protein → MVKIKFLGNFREITGEKEKEFEYSGNLAEFLEILTSSYHPKFKETLFDKEGNIKDYMKILVNGEDLKSESFESYSLKSNDEVVIFQTIAGG, encoded by the coding sequence ATGGTTAAAATTAAATTCTTAGGAAATTTTAGAGAAATAACAGGAGAAAAAGAAAAAGAATTTGAATATAGTGGAAATTTAGCTGAGTTTTTAGAAATTCTGACCAGTAGTTACCATCCTAAATTCAAAGAAACCCTATTTGATAAAGAAGGAAATATTAAAGATTACATGAAAATCCTAGTTAATGGAGAAGATCTCAAGTCAGAAAGCTTTGAAAGTTATTCCTTAAAATCAAATGACGAGGTTGTAATATTCCAAACCATTGCTGGTGGTTAA
- a CDS encoding sulfonate ABC transporter substrate-binding protein codes for MKIGYLSTIYHSSLIIKNLYSEIGGEKIDWQLFATGPAMIKGFSAGKIDLGYIGLPPVMIGINNGLNLKCIAGGHVEGTVLVAPDNYSKVLQGENLDEKDLNNIISQFKGKKIGVPSRGCIHDVIIREVAANYNIEIKNYAWADLIPYALEDGEIDAGVGTPAMAVAAFSIASANVVIAPEFLWPYNPSYGIAIREDILNEKVEFVEEFLKVHEETCNMIREFPEKSSKIASAELGLKNNSFALETFKVSPKYCASLPEEYIDSSMKFLPLLKDLGYLDSDLKVENIFDKDLIDNIHIENPHYEIPLNLAD; via the coding sequence ATGAAAATTGGTTATTTATCCACAATATATCACAGCTCCCTGATAATAAAAAATTTATATAGTGAAATAGGTGGAGAAAAAATAGATTGGCAGCTATTTGCCACCGGCCCAGCAATGATAAAAGGTTTCTCTGCAGGGAAAATAGATCTAGGATACATTGGCCTTCCCCCAGTAATGATTGGAATAAATAATGGCTTGAATTTAAAGTGCATCGCTGGAGGACATGTGGAAGGAACCGTGCTGGTAGCCCCGGATAATTACAGTAAAGTTCTTCAGGGGGAAAATTTAGATGAAAAAGATTTAAATAATATAATTTCACAATTTAAAGGGAAAAAAATAGGTGTTCCGTCTAGAGGATGCATACACGATGTTATAATACGAGAAGTGGCTGCAAATTATAATATTGAAATAAAAAATTATGCCTGGGCCGACCTCATTCCCTATGCCTTAGAAGATGGTGAAATAGATGCTGGTGTGGGTACACCTGCTATGGCCGTGGCTGCATTTTCCATAGCATCTGCAAACGTGGTGATAGCTCCAGAATTTTTATGGCCTTATAATCCCAGTTATGGAATTGCCATACGCGAAGATATTTTAAATGAAAAAGTAGAATTTGTAGAGGAATTTTTAAAAGTCCATGAAGAAACATGCAATATGATCCGTGAATTTCCAGAAAAATCATCAAAAATAGCCAGTGCTGAATTAGGCCTTAAAAATAATTCATTTGCACTGGAAACATTCAAAGTGTCACCCAAGTACTGTGCTAGTCTGCCTGAGGAATACATAGATTCAAGCATGAAATTTTTACCTTTATTAAAAGATTTAGGATATTTAGATTCCGATTTAAAGGTAGAAAATATTTTTGATAAAGATTTAATTGATAATATCCATATAGAAAATCCTCATTATGAAATTCCACTGAATTTAGCAGATTAA
- a CDS encoding flavin-nucleotide-binding protein: MVLNKELQDAIEKNLVFLATASKEGVPNVVPVGFARPLDGETILIADNYLNKTRQNLDENPRLSLIPQDAKAFPFQIKGTVEIFESGEYFDQVTEWAQNVMTELEPKSAILFKVEEIYSVQPGPNAGKKL; this comes from the coding sequence ATGGTATTAAACAAAGAATTACAAGATGCAATAGAAAAGAATTTAGTATTTTTAGCAACCGCCAGCAAAGAAGGAGTTCCTAATGTTGTTCCTGTAGGATTTGCCAGGCCACTGGACGGGGAAACAATATTAATAGCAGACAATTACCTCAATAAAACTCGCCAGAACCTTGATGAGAATCCAAGATTATCATTAATTCCTCAGGACGCTAAAGCATTCCCCTTCCAGATAAAGGGAACTGTTGAAATTTTTGAATCAGGAGAATACTTTGATCAGGTCACAGAATGGGCCCAAAATGTCATGACGGAATTGGAACCAAAGTCAGCTATTTTATTCAAAGTTGAGGAAATTTACTCGGTTCAACCGGGCCCTAATGCTGGTAAAAAATTGTAA
- a CDS encoding recombinase RecA has protein sequence MSYDKEKLSSGISGLDEILMGGFVPKRSYLLRGMPGTGKTALGMHFLSEGVKNNEKVLFINMGEPTDQIIENAQKMGFKVDNIDFLDLSPDESFFSKMEAYDIFSPAEVERESTTSEIIEKIESLNPQRVFLDPITQFRYLSTDEFQFRKQALSFLRFLTDKGATVLFTSEFSANDPDDDLQFMSDGIINLDFFSEGRSISVSKFRGSGFRFGTHSMRITPYGVKIYPRLRPMLKEKEFKHETISSGVPEIDELLHGGIERGTATIISGPSGVGKTTIGIQFMKEAAGRGERSVVYTFEESLESLINRCESINIPVKSMINTGMLEVVPVEPLRYSPEEFAQLVRKEVDSNESKIVMIDSTSGYTLSLRGEDPVSHLHSITKYMTRSGVTVILIDEVENITGGLKVTEIGISYLADNIIFLRYFEMSGEMRKAIGVLKKRLSDFEKGLREITITKYGIRVGQPLKNIRGILNGSLERVNNEDSD, from the coding sequence ATGTCTTATGATAAAGAAAAATTATCCAGTGGGATATCAGGGCTTGATGAGATTTTAATGGGTGGATTTGTACCTAAAAGATCATATTTACTTCGGGGAATGCCCGGAACAGGTAAAACTGCTCTGGGAATGCATTTTCTATCTGAAGGTGTGAAAAATAATGAGAAAGTGCTTTTCATTAACATGGGGGAACCCACAGATCAGATCATTGAAAATGCCCAAAAAATGGGCTTTAAGGTGGATAATATTGATTTTTTAGATTTAAGTCCTGACGAAAGTTTTTTTTCTAAAATGGAGGCTTATGATATATTTTCTCCTGCGGAAGTGGAACGAGAATCGACTACCTCTGAGATTATTGAAAAAATTGAATCATTGAATCCGCAGAGGGTATTTTTGGATCCAATAACTCAATTTAGATATCTTTCGACCGATGAATTCCAGTTTAGAAAACAAGCTCTATCGTTTCTCAGATTTTTAACTGATAAAGGAGCTACCGTTTTATTCACTTCAGAATTTAGTGCTAATGATCCGGATGATGATCTACAATTCATGAGTGATGGTATAATCAACCTTGATTTTTTCTCGGAAGGTAGAAGTATCTCTGTAAGTAAATTCAGGGGATCAGGTTTTCGTTTTGGAACCCATTCTATGAGAATAACTCCGTATGGTGTGAAAATATATCCTCGTTTGCGCCCTATGTTAAAAGAAAAAGAGTTCAAACATGAAACCATATCTTCAGGGGTTCCTGAGATTGACGAACTTTTACATGGGGGTATAGAAAGAGGTACAGCAACTATAATAAGTGGACCCAGTGGTGTTGGTAAAACTACAATCGGAATTCAATTTATGAAAGAAGCTGCCGGGCGAGGTGAACGTTCAGTTGTATATACCTTTGAAGAAAGTTTAGAAAGTCTCATAAACCGATGTGAATCAATCAATATACCGGTAAAAAGCATGATCAATACGGGTATGTTGGAGGTAGTCCCGGTAGAGCCTCTTCGATATTCACCTGAAGAATTTGCACAATTGGTACGTAAAGAAGTTGATTCTAATGAATCTAAGATTGTAATGATTGATAGTACATCTGGATACACTCTATCCCTACGTGGAGAGGATCCAGTAAGTCACTTACACTCTATTACCAAATATATGACCCGCAGTGGTGTTACAGTTATTCTTATAGATGAAGTTGAGAACATTACCGGAGGATTGAAAGTAACTGAAATTGGAATCAGTTACCTGGCAGACAACATTATCTTCTTGCGCTACTTTGAGATGAGTGGTGAAATGCGAAAAGCAATAGGAGTTCTTAAAAAACGTTTAAGTGATTTTGAAAAAGGCCTTCGTGAGATTACTATAACAAAATATGGAATTAGAGTTGGTCAACCGCTTAAAAACATACGTGGCATACTCAACGGTTCACTCGAAAGAGTTAACAACGAGGATAGTGACTAA
- a CDS encoding response regulator — translation MELELVNRLKTYVAYSTVHSKELTTRIVTKMSLKPLILALNRNKRNLEILEKILGKEGYQVVGVLDPPELDLEIEKQEKIDLALMDISGFDKSIWTSCERLRIKEIPFLILSPHHQRAVEEQGKIEGAHGVLVKPLVVKELLVLIKSLIDD, via the coding sequence ATGGAATTAGAGTTGGTCAACCGCTTAAAAACATACGTGGCATACTCAACGGTTCACTCGAAAGAGTTAACAACGAGGATAGTGACTAAAATGTCACTTAAACCACTAATCTTGGCTTTAAATAGAAATAAACGAAACTTGGAAATTTTAGAGAAGATATTGGGTAAAGAAGGATATCAAGTTGTAGGTGTTTTGGATCCTCCGGAATTGGATTTGGAAATTGAAAAACAAGAAAAAATTGATCTGGCATTAATGGACATTTCTGGTTTTGATAAAAGTATCTGGACTTCTTGTGAACGCTTGAGAATAAAAGAAATACCTTTTCTAATTCTAAGTCCACATCATCAAAGAGCAGTTGAAGAGCAAGGTAAAATTGAAGGTGCCCATGGAGTATTGGTTAAACCATTGGTTGTTAAAGAACTTTTAGTACTTATTAAAAGTCTAATTGATGATTAA
- a CDS encoding homoserine dehydrogenase (catalyzes the formation of L-aspartate 4-semialdehyde from L-homoserine) yields MRICLMGFGAVGQGVAKVVSQKKDYLLKNYGMDLKIVAVTDSSGAAISQEGLDPELLLKVKLESGKVSDYPEMGVKAINGLDVLDKVEYDCLVEVTPTNIENGEPAKSLTIKAMKDKKDVVTSNKGHLALFFSELMDVSQENGVEFKFEASVGGAMPILNFAQETLPGNEIKSILGILNGTTNFILSRMTAEGSSYEHTLQESQQLGIAETDPTQDVEGIDAACKTVILANAILGIDCTLKDVQVTGISRITSEAIDLAKKDGYLIKLMAEVSPNSLNVSPRLVREDSPYAVDGTLNMATLKTDLADDVTVVGKGAGSIETASAILSDLVNIWKSKKL; encoded by the coding sequence ATGCGAATTTGTTTAATGGGTTTTGGTGCAGTTGGTCAAGGGGTGGCTAAGGTTGTATCACAGAAAAAGGATTATCTCCTTAAAAATTATGGAATGGATTTGAAAATAGTAGCAGTTACCGATTCATCTGGAGCAGCTATTTCCCAAGAAGGTTTGGATCCAGAATTATTATTAAAAGTTAAATTAGAATCTGGAAAAGTGAGTGATTATCCTGAAATGGGTGTTAAAGCTATTAATGGATTAGATGTTCTGGATAAAGTGGAATATGATTGTCTGGTGGAAGTAACACCTACTAATATTGAAAATGGTGAACCTGCTAAATCCCTCACAATTAAGGCTATGAAAGATAAGAAAGATGTGGTAACTTCTAATAAAGGGCATCTTGCTTTATTTTTCTCTGAATTAATGGACGTATCACAAGAAAACGGAGTTGAATTTAAATTTGAAGCTTCTGTTGGTGGAGCTATGCCTATATTAAATTTCGCCCAGGAAACTCTCCCTGGAAATGAAATTAAATCCATATTAGGTATTCTCAATGGTACTACTAATTTTATTCTCTCTAGAATGACTGCTGAAGGTTCTTCATATGAACATACATTACAAGAGTCTCAACAATTAGGTATTGCTGAGACTGACCCTACTCAAGACGTGGAAGGAATTGATGCAGCTTGTAAAACGGTTATTCTGGCCAATGCTATTTTAGGTATTGACTGTACATTGAAAGATGTTCAGGTAACTGGAATATCAAGAATAACCTCGGAAGCAATAGATCTTGCTAAAAAAGATGGTTATTTAATTAAATTAATGGCTGAAGTTTCCCCAAATTCTTTAAATGTTTCCCCCAGATTAGTCCGCGAAGATTCTCCATATGCGGTAGATGGAACCTTGAATATGGCTACTCTTAAAACAGATCTGGCCGATGACGTAACTGTTGTTGGTAAAGGGGCAGGTTCTATAGAAACGGCTTCAGCTATTTTAAGTGATCTGGTTAATATCTGGAAGTCTAAAAAATTATAA
- the asnB gene encoding asparagine synthase (glutamine-hydrolyzing), producing the protein MCGIVGIVGDNISNDLKEMLDLLKHRGPDDSGLWINNQLIHGDISQTITPEGNFGLGHNLLSIVGCHGLQPITNGHWVLVCNGEIYNFQEIKESIKISSKNDFKTDSDCEIAINLNKYFMEILMEKNGLDLNFKDNSKKNDCIDYRTEVLYKKILVDSLKKTMQKIDGDYAFAIYDGKNLALARDPVGVKPLYYGEIKGKIRAFASERKALWKVGIKEVHSLPPGHMLFNDELILAESLFDLKDPTTIHNQNNAYKINNNNLLIESSNHLIDSLKGPDLKEYSLKSLKNELKNVLEKSVDKRIQGLDKVGLVFSGGVDSTILASILKNRDIETTLYTVGTKNSSDFQFANRAAEYYDLKLKTFEINEKIIKNSLRPVLEAIEEFNVMKIGVALPIFLAAKMASADKLKVVLSGQGADELFGGYHRYLKDYSNYGEGTQEVLKQDIKNIYHVNLQRDDAATMAHGVELRVPFLDKEVIKTAFRIPIKYKIQSESDKLRKHILREVAGEMGVPDFIENRPKKAAQYGSGVHKILIKKVLKDFDEVAFMKQLRGF; encoded by the coding sequence ATGTGTGGAATCGTAGGTATAGTGGGAGATAACATTTCTAATGATCTAAAAGAAATGTTAGACCTTTTAAAACATAGAGGGCCTGATGATTCTGGCCTATGGATTAATAATCAATTGATTCATGGAGATATATCCCAAACAATCACTCCTGAAGGAAATTTTGGCCTGGGGCATAATTTATTATCTATTGTAGGGTGCCATGGATTGCAACCAATCACTAATGGTCATTGGGTATTGGTATGTAATGGTGAAATTTATAATTTCCAAGAAATTAAAGAATCTATAAAAATCTCTTCTAAAAACGATTTTAAAACGGATTCTGATTGTGAAATAGCTATTAATTTAAACAAATACTTTATGGAAATTTTAATGGAAAAAAATGGCCTTGATTTGAACTTTAAGGATAATTCAAAGAAAAATGATTGTATTGACTATCGAACTGAGGTTTTATATAAAAAAATATTAGTAGATTCTTTAAAAAAAACCATGCAAAAAATTGATGGCGATTATGCTTTTGCTATTTATGATGGAAAGAATTTAGCATTGGCTAGGGATCCGGTAGGTGTCAAACCACTTTATTATGGTGAAATTAAAGGTAAAATACGAGCTTTTGCATCTGAGCGAAAGGCCTTATGGAAAGTAGGGATAAAAGAAGTTCATTCATTACCTCCGGGCCACATGCTGTTCAATGACGAACTGATTCTCGCGGAATCATTGTTTGATTTGAAAGATCCTACTACTATTCATAATCAGAATAATGCTTATAAAATAAATAATAATAATCTTCTAATTGAAAGTTCAAATCATTTAATAGATTCTTTAAAAGGTCCAGATTTAAAAGAATATTCATTAAAATCTTTGAAAAATGAATTAAAAAATGTATTAGAAAAATCTGTAGATAAAAGAATTCAGGGCCTGGATAAAGTGGGATTAGTTTTCTCGGGTGGTGTGGATAGTACCATATTAGCTTCTATTTTAAAAAATAGGGACATCGAAACCACACTTTATACGGTTGGAACAAAAAACTCTTCTGACTTTCAATTTGCTAATAGGGCTGCTGAATATTACGATTTAAAATTAAAAACTTTTGAAATTAATGAAAAAATTATTAAAAATTCATTAAGACCTGTTTTAGAGGCCATTGAAGAGTTCAATGTAATGAAAATTGGGGTGGCCTTGCCTATTTTCCTGGCTGCAAAAATGGCCAGTGCAGACAAATTAAAAGTTGTATTATCTGGTCAAGGTGCTGATGAACTATTTGGGGGATATCACCGTTACCTTAAAGATTATTCTAATTATGGAGAAGGCACTCAAGAAGTATTAAAGCAAGATATAAAGAATATTTATCATGTGAACCTTCAAAGAGATGACGCTGCTACCATGGCCCATGGAGTAGAACTTAGAGTTCCTTTTTTGGATAAAGAGGTAATTAAAACTGCTTTTAGAATACCAATAAAATATAAAATCCAAAGTGAAAGTGATAAATTACGAAAACATATTTTAAGAGAAGTAGCTGGAGAAATGGGTGTCCCGGATTTCATTGAAAATCGCCCCAAAAAAGCAGCCCAATATGGCTCTGGTGTCCATAAAATATTGATAAAAAAGGTCCTTAAAGATTTTGATGAGGTGGCCTTCATGAAACAACTAAGAGGCTTTTAG
- a CDS encoding dinitrogenase iron-molybdenum cofactor biosynthesis protein — MSIKVAIASSDGKYINQHFGKTNKFLIFQVNGPDDYDFVELREDEPSCGSYREDGQSQTKERADLLSDCKAVIVSQIGPGASQKLIDKGIIPFEESCFITDALDHLSNVMDQLDDILKK, encoded by the coding sequence ATGAGCATAAAAGTAGCAATTGCAAGTAGTGATGGTAAATATATTAACCAACACTTTGGAAAAACAAACAAATTTCTCATTTTTCAGGTGAATGGGCCTGATGACTATGACTTTGTTGAACTACGAGAGGATGAACCTTCATGTGGTAGTTATCGAGAGGATGGTCAAAGCCAAACTAAAGAACGTGCTGACTTACTTTCTGATTGTAAGGCGGTTATTGTCAGTCAGATTGGGCCTGGTGCTTCTCAAAAGCTTATTGATAAAGGCATTATTCCTTTTGAGGAGTCATGTTTTATAACCGATGCTTTAGATCATCTGAGTAATGTGATGGATCAATTAGATGACATTTTAAAAAAATAA
- a CDS encoding transcriptional regulator, whose protein sequence is MRPPCEMVVWYVIPTVRSELAKELLKLGMKQKEISELLDITQPAVSQYISDKRGHGIKFNEDIQKLIKTFALDLKEGTATSRDIIPRTCHICKRVKTEDIMCQLHKEKDNIPSDCNACMGSEANCG, encoded by the coding sequence ATGAGACCTCCATGTGAAATGGTTGTGTGGTATGTTATACCAACAGTTCGTTCAGAACTGGCAAAAGAACTTCTAAAATTAGGTATGAAACAAAAAGAAATTTCTGAATTACTTGATATTACTCAACCGGCAGTTTCCCAGTACATCAGTGATAAAAGGGGACATGGCATAAAATTCAATGAGGATATCCAGAAATTAATCAAAACTTTTGCATTAGACCTTAAAGAGGGCACAGCAACTAGTAGGGACATAATACCCCGTACTTGCCATATATGTAAACGGGTTAAAACCGAAGATATTATGTGTCAACTGCATAAAGAAAAAGATAATATTCCATCTGATTGTAATGCGTGTATGGGTTCTGAAGCTAACTGCGGATGA
- the cysK gene encoding cysteine synthase A, with the protein MVKIPELKRGIANDITETIGNTPLVRLNRLTTGLKADVVVKVESFNPISSVKDRIGVALVEYGEEQGLIKEDSVLIEPTSGNTGIALGFVAAAKGYRLILTMPDTMSLERRKLLAVFGAEIVLTPGADGMPGAIAKAEELAKEIPNSVLPQQFKNPANPKIHRETTAEEIWRDTEGKADIIVAGVGTGGTITGIAEVLKTRKPGFKAVAVEPATSQVLATGVKGPHKIQGIGAGFVPEVLRTDLIDEIIPVKDEDAASTLLRLAREEGIFAGISSGAATWAAIELAKRPENEGKLIVAVLPDTGERYLSMEWVFEELYNAYDTII; encoded by the coding sequence ATGGTAAAGATACCAGAACTTAAAAGAGGAATAGCAAACGATATCACAGAAACAATTGGAAATACACCTTTAGTAAGATTAAACAGATTAACTACGGGCCTTAAAGCTGATGTTGTTGTAAAAGTAGAATCATTTAACCCTATAAGTAGTGTAAAAGACAGAATTGGTGTTGCTTTAGTTGAATACGGTGAAGAGCAAGGACTAATTAAAGAGGATTCTGTACTTATTGAACCAACCAGTGGGAACACGGGAATTGCTCTGGGGTTTGTGGCTGCAGCTAAAGGATACCGACTGATTCTCACTATGCCGGATACCATGTCTTTAGAGCGGAGAAAACTTCTGGCAGTATTTGGTGCAGAAATTGTTTTAACTCCGGGAGCAGATGGAATGCCGGGTGCGATAGCTAAAGCTGAAGAGTTAGCCAAAGAAATACCAAATTCTGTCCTACCACAACAATTTAAAAATCCTGCCAACCCTAAAATTCATAGGGAAACCACTGCAGAAGAAATCTGGAGAGACACTGAAGGTAAAGCGGACATTATAGTTGCCGGTGTAGGTACTGGAGGAACTATAACTGGTATAGCCGAAGTATTAAAGACGAGAAAACCTGGATTTAAGGCAGTTGCTGTGGAACCTGCCACTTCACAAGTACTGGCTACTGGTGTAAAAGGACCTCATAAAATACAAGGTATTGGTGCTGGATTTGTTCCTGAAGTACTCAGAACTGATTTAATAGATGAAATTATCCCGGTTAAAGACGAAGATGCTGCTTCAACATTACTAAGACTTGCCCGTGAAGAAGGAATTTTCGCTGGTATTTCTTCAGGTGCTGCTACCTGGGCTGCTATTGAACTGGCCAAAAGACCTGAAAATGAAGGTAAATTGATTGTAGCTGTGCTACCTGATACGGGTGAAAGATACCTCAGTATGGAATGGGTATTTGAAGAATTGTATAATGCCTATGATACTATAATTTGA
- the cysE gene encoding serine O-acetyltransferase yields the protein MFERIREDVEMVQMRDPAARSNLEILLCYPGLFAVWFHRLSQWFWNHNLLFLGRFISAFARFFTGIEIHPGATLGRRVFIDHGMGVVIGETAIVGNDVLIYQGVVLGGTSLEKKKRHPTIKDGVVIGSGAKVIGNIIIGTCSKIGAGSVVLRSIPPGSTCVGIPGRVVQEERKCAIDLDHGELPDPVAEVINLLLKRQDEMEAQIKELGLTSEVMKTNGLLKRKSEMEEIFCEGAGI from the coding sequence ATGTTTGAAAGGATAAGAGAGGATGTAGAAATGGTCCAGATGAGGGATCCTGCAGCACGCAGCAACCTTGAAATATTACTCTGTTATCCTGGATTGTTTGCAGTATGGTTCCATAGACTCAGTCAATGGTTCTGGAACCACAATTTACTTTTTTTAGGAAGATTTATCTCTGCTTTTGCTCGCTTTTTCACAGGAATAGAAATTCATCCTGGTGCTACCCTGGGCCGAAGAGTATTCATTGACCATGGAATGGGTGTAGTTATTGGAGAAACAGCCATAGTAGGTAATGATGTCCTAATTTACCAAGGTGTTGTTCTGGGCGGCACTAGCCTTGAAAAAAAGAAAAGGCATCCTACAATTAAAGATGGAGTCGTAATTGGCTCTGGAGCTAAAGTAATTGGTAATATAATTATTGGGACTTGCTCTAAAATTGGTGCAGGATCTGTAGTTTTAAGGTCTATTCCTCCAGGTTCAACTTGCGTGGGAATTCCTGGAAGAGTTGTGCAAGAAGAGAGAAAATGTGCCATTGATTTAGATCATGGTGAACTCCCGGATCCTGTTGCAGAAGTTATTAATTTACTTTTAAAAAGACAGGATGAAATGGAAGCTCAAATAAAAGAACTGGGACTCACTTCAGAGGTAATGAAGACCAATGGTTTGTTAAAAAGAAAATCAGAAATGGAAGAAATATTTTGTGAGGGGGCAGGTATCTAA
- a CDS encoding histidinol-phosphatase: protein MKYDLHTHSKYSSDGWMDIKTMINTGIKRGLSGIAITDHNTIKGGLESQKFKYKDFEIVIGSEISTERGELIGLFLSEEIQSRVFLEVIDEIRDQDGLVIVPHPFDSVRGNGISPDEKDVHLIDHVEILNSRCLNRKFNEKAAQYAEKHDLRTFAGSDAHFPWEIGNAGVEIQDSSLREALNKENISVFNQKFSFTNAGLNMGLTTVVKFWKKLNSG, encoded by the coding sequence ATGAAATATGATTTACATACTCACTCAAAATACTCATCTGACGGATGGATGGATATTAAAACCATGATAAATACTGGTATTAAGCGAGGTTTATCTGGAATTGCTATAACTGACCATAATACTATTAAAGGAGGTTTAGAATCTCAAAAATTCAAATATAAGGACTTTGAAATTGTCATAGGCTCGGAAATAAGCACCGAACGTGGAGAATTAATAGGGCTCTTTTTATCTGAAGAAATTCAATCAAGGGTTTTTTTAGAAGTTATTGATGAAATTAGAGATCAGGATGGCTTGGTTATTGTTCCTCACCCTTTTGACAGTGTAAGGGGAAATGGTATCAGTCCCGATGAAAAGGATGTCCATTTGATTGATCATGTGGAAATATTGAATTCCCGATGTCTTAATAGAAAATTCAACGAAAAAGCTGCCCAATACGCTGAAAAACATGATTTAAGGACTTTTGCTGGAAGTGACGCTCATTTTCCCTGGGAAATTGGAAATGCAGGTGTTGAAATCCAAGATTCATCGCTAAGAGAGGCGTTAAATAAAGAGAATATATCAGTTTTTAATCAAAAATTTTCATTTACAAATGCTGGATTAAACATGGGACTTACCACGGTGGTTAAATTCTGGAAAAAATTAAATTCTGGATGA